The following coding sequences are from one Treponema bryantii window:
- a CDS encoding NADase-type glycan-binding domain-containing protein, giving the protein MKNKILFVCIFILCTKLFGNEIKIYAPVAQNFLIDKNNYVRYSTLNMFDNSSDTVFAVTLKEINKAKPLIVIYFGEHAEFDCISIKPGYFDERYFEKNHRIKKLNLKIFNCENIEFNETVEFQDKMVEQKISFGKKIIATKIEIYSQDVFPGSKWDDLVISDINFSLNGSSQKVLFESGDCVYGSEYHKYEYDNQNRLTHEHAQYGKAGADDKYYKYENGKIYKAYVGMDDNPNDLKYEIVDSINDTNPKNKEFFYKDGRIIAEKFTRNNSFYIRQYIYENNQLQSIITISENSNWMNKFTEFFYNENGLLVKTVGYEDATIYKKRYE; this is encoded by the coding sequence ATGAAAAATAAAATTTTATTTGTTTGTATTTTTATTTTATGTACTAAACTATTTGGAAATGAAATAAAGATTTATGCTCCTGTTGCTCAAAATTTTTTAATCGACAAGAATAATTATGTTCGGTACTCAACACTCAATATGTTTGATAATTCCTCAGACACAGTATTTGCAGTAACACTTAAGGAAATCAACAAAGCAAAACCGCTGATAGTAATATATTTTGGTGAACATGCAGAGTTTGATTGCATTTCTATCAAGCCAGGTTATTTTGATGAAAGATATTTTGAAAAAAATCATAGAATTAAAAAATTAAATCTTAAAATCTTCAACTGTGAAAATATCGAATTTAATGAAACGGTAGAATTTCAAGATAAAATGGTTGAACAGAAAATCTCTTTTGGAAAAAAAATAATAGCGACCAAAATAGAAATATATTCCCAAGATGTTTTTCCAGGTTCAAAATGGGATGATTTAGTAATATCTGATATAAACTTTTCATTAAACGGTTCTTCACAAAAAGTTTTATTTGAATCAGGTGATTGTGTTTATGGTTCTGAATATCATAAGTATGAATATGATAATCAGAATAGACTTACTCACGAACATGCTCAATATGGCAAAGCAGGCGCTGATGATAAATACTACAAATATGAAAATGGTAAAATATACAAAGCCTATGTTGGGATGGATGATAATCCAAATGATTTAAAATACGAGATTGTAGATTCAATAAATGATACAAATCCTAAAAATAAAGAATTTTTTTATAAAGACGGCCGAATAATTGCAGAGAAATTTACCCGTAACAACAGTTTTTATATAAGGCAATATATTTATGAAAATAATCAGCTTCAATCAATAATAACAATCAGTGAGAATTCAAATTGGATGAACAAATTTACAGAATTTTTTTACAATGAAAATGGATTGTTAGTTAAAACCGTAGGTTATGAAGATGCTACTATTTATAAAAAAAGATATGAATAA
- a CDS encoding DUF5071 domain-containing protein, protein MATGHWPAFWGSMKEFFDIYIIKNSRNKTEIESFNRKFLINYIELSKEYEIPQYSENPSLVLQNSEELLSYCELNTKINYAVYWSSTKNNLKSEIFYTLDGYTIFGLSTENENECNFLFEEMSKFLGCDFGYITIESPAPFSLDSFSNEYLSSLKKKEKYQKYIPNDKFDTRSIEGISIDEIENDRALCYALLCWCQDPNWPVAQKIMELLKKASKKISPCVSTILTFDDDWKYGLKNLL, encoded by the coding sequence ATGGCGACAGGCCACTGGCCTGCTTTTTGGGGAAGTATGAAAGAATTTTTTGATATTTATATTATTAAGAATTCTCGTAATAAAACTGAAATAGAGTCTTTTAACAGAAAATTTCTAATTAATTATATAGAATTATCTAAAGAATATGAAATCCCTCAATATTCAGAAAATCCGTCTCTGGTATTACAAAACTCAGAAGAGTTATTATCTTACTGTGAATTAAATACAAAAATAAATTATGCAGTTTATTGGTCTAGCACGAAAAATAATCTAAAATCTGAAATATTTTATACATTAGATGGTTATACAATATTTGGTTTGTCTACTGAGAATGAAAATGAATGTAATTTTCTATTTGAAGAAATGAGCAAATTTCTTGGTTGTGATTTTGGTTACATTACAATTGAATCACCAGCACCTTTTTCACTGGATTCTTTTTCCAATGAGTATCTATCTTCATTAAAAAAGAAAGAGAAATATCAAAAATACATTCCCAATGATAAATTTGATACGAGGAGCATCGAAGGTATTTCCATTGATGAAATAGAAAATGACAGGGCTTTATGCTATGCTCTTTTATGTTGGTGCCAAGATCCAAATTGGCCTGTTGCACAAAAAATAATGGAACTGTTGAAAAAAGCGTCAAAGAAAATAAGTCCATGCGTTTCAACTATTTTAACATTTGATGATGATTGGAAGTATGGCTTGAAAAATTTGCTTTAG
- a CDS encoding AbrB/MazE/SpoVT family DNA-binding domain-containing protein, whose translation MQAVVQKWGNSLGFRIPSLWAKDNNVKSGSKIEIIAEKGKMIILPQKKSLDDMMSMVNSDNTHSEISTGQAVGKEEW comes from the coding sequence ATGCAAGCAGTAGTTCAGAAATGGGGCAATAGCCTCGGTTTTAGAATTCCATCTCTTTGGGCAAAGGATAACAATGTAAAAAGTGGCAGCAAGATTGAAATAATTGCAGAAAAAGGAAAAATGATTATTCTTCCTCAGAAAAAATCTCTTGATGATATGATGTCTATGGTAAACTCCGATAATACTCATTCGGAAATTTCAACAGGACAGGCGGTAGGTAAAGAAGAATGGTAA
- the mazF gene encoding endoribonuclease MazF translates to MVKSNYVPEKGDLVWLDFDPQAGHEQKGRRPAICVSQKIYNKKTGLALFCPITSHIKGYPFEIVLNNHSINGCILSDQVKNLDWTQRNCDFIEKATEEEINTVVDNIKLMIE, encoded by the coding sequence ATGGTAAAATCAAATTATGTTCCAGAAAAAGGCGACTTGGTTTGGCTAGACTTCGATCCACAAGCTGGACACGAACAAAAAGGACGGAGACCTGCAATTTGTGTTTCTCAGAAAATATATAATAAAAAAACTGGACTTGCTTTGTTCTGCCCCATCACAAGTCATATAAAAGGTTATCCTTTTGAAATTGTCCTGAACAATCACTCTATCAACGGTTGTATTTTAAGTGACCAGGTAAAAAATCTCGATTGGACTCAAAGAAACTGTGACTTTATAGAAAAAGCAACAGAAGAAGAAATCAATACTGTTGTTGACAATATCAAACTGATGATTGAATAA
- a CDS encoding YcxB family protein produces MEYTIKGKLSFTDYKDFLLASLFYKKHRLIILILCFAFIIYNFVSKVLKAQDLLTAIIEVLPLLILIFIYFIIYKVFTKRSYKTDSVMQKEMSYTFSEEGIYWSTDRGSYNYKIEDFRRFFFSKKVIAIYISNRKAIVIPRHFFETKEQEEKIEKFIKEKYMIENKK; encoded by the coding sequence ATGGAATATACAATCAAAGGAAAACTTTCTTTTACGGATTATAAAGATTTCTTGTTAGCTTCGTTATTTTATAAAAAACATAGATTAATCATTTTAATTTTATGTTTTGCATTTATAATTTATAATTTTGTATCAAAAGTTCTGAAAGCACAGGATTTACTAACAGCAATCATTGAAGTCTTACCTCTTTTAATTCTTATATTTATTTATTTTATAATTTATAAAGTATTTACAAAACGCTCATATAAAACTGATTCTGTAATGCAAAAAGAAATGTCTTATACATTTTCAGAAGAAGGAATTTATTGGTCAACAGACCGTGGCTCTTATAATTATAAAATAGAAGATTTCAGAAGATTCTTTTTTTCAAAAAAAGTAATAGCAATATACATTTCAAATCGTAAAGCTATTGTAATCCCTAGACATTTTTTTGAGACAAAAGAACAAGAAGAAAAAATAGAAAAGTTTATAAAAGAAAAATATATGATTGAAAATAAAAAGTAA